DNA from Pelodiscus sinensis isolate JC-2024 chromosome 1, ASM4963464v1, whole genome shotgun sequence:
TATTCCAACCATCACCTGGGACACGGGGCATATACCGGAAGTGAGGGGAATATAGGGTACTTGGAGGAGACTCCAATCTCTTTCAGCGTTGGAAGCCAGCTCCTGtactccatgtcagattccaacacaaccgatttcaccaacccctccaccttcatcctgctgggcatccctggcctgcaGGCGGCCCAtggctggatctccatccccttctgtgtcATGTACATTGTAGCCATCTTGGGGAACATCACCATTTTGTACATCGTGAAGAGGGAGcagagcctccatgagcccatgtactatttcctctgcatgctggctgtaACCGACTTGGCCCTGTCCACATCCATTGTGCCCAAAAccctgagcatcttctggttcaattctagAGAGATCGCTTTTGGTGCTTGCTTCACCCAACTGTACCTTATGCACTGCTTTTTAGTGATAGGGTCTGGGATTTTTGTGGCCATGGcttttgatcgctacgtggccatctgtgatcccctgagacattccaccatcctaaCAAATTCCATTGTAGCCAAGATCAGCCTAGCTGTGGTGCTGCGTGGCTTCATGATCATACTTCCCATTCCCATTATGGGGAGTCGGTGGCCGTACTGCAAAACCAACATTATCCCCCACACGTACTGCAAGCACTTTtctgtggtgtccctggcctgtgccGACATCCGCCCCAGTAGTTACTACAGTGTCTGTGTGACATTCAttgtgcccagtgtggatgggTTTTTAATCGCCgtgtcctacacccagatcctcaggacCATCTTCCGACTGCCCACAAACGATGCTCGGTTCAAGGCATTTGGGACCTGTGGGACTCATCTCTGCGCCCTCTCAGCCTTGTACATCCCAGATCTCTTTGTCTCCCTCATGCAGAGGATTGGTTCTTATGTGCCCCTGCCTGTGCTTATCCTCATGGCTAATGTGAACCTTCTGGTGCATCCCATGCTACACCCgatcatctatggggtgaggacaAAGCAAATCCGGGACAGGCTGTTATGGATAGTTACTCAGAAAAGGGCTTAATGTTCACTCCTGGAACTCAGACTCACCTCTGTGCTGAGCTTACTGATGCTGAGCCCTCTTTCCTGAATCATCTGTCAAATCCAGAGAGGGGGGTACCAGATCTCCCTGCATTGGTCCATACTGTGACACACTAAGGACAGGTGGCTCCCATAATTTGCTGGAGAGAAGACATGCCAGGAGCTGAGTGAATGGTTTTCTATTTCCACAACTTAGCCCTTTTTCTATCCACCAAGTCATCTCTTTTTCAGTTCGAAAATACATAGTTTTTATACTCTCTCCTTGTATAGAATCCgagaatcatagatctggaagagacctcaggaggtcatcaagtccagcctccttccCAACTCAAtaaacccaaccagggctttgtcaagccaagacttaaaaaactctagggatggagattccaccacctctctagggaattgatcccagtgcttccccaccctccaaaggaaatagtttgtcctaatatccaaccgagaGCTCCCACACTGCAACCTGaacccattgctccttattctgccatccgtcacctcTGAGatcagcctctcgccatcctctttggaacccccctgcaggaagttgaaggctgctaccaaatcccccctcacttttctcctctgcagactaaatcGTCTCTGGAAAAATCTATGTTGTGCTCGCACACACAGACTGGCTCACcacttcttcaaaaaaaaaaaaaaagatgaggaGATGGAGATGACAAGGgacagaaaaaggaaacaaaaaatattAGGGAATTGGAAGAAATGGCATAAGATGAGATATTATTaaacctgggacttttcagcttaggaaatgGAAGACAATGGGATTATGAGAGAAATGATAATGGGTTTTGAAAAAGTAAATGTGGAAGTgtcatttactccttctcataagaCACATACTAGGGATGGCCTCACAAAAATAATCAGCCAATGGTGTAAAACcaaaccaaaggaaaggaattatTCACACGACTTGACTTGCATAAAATGAGAGATTATTCAGACGGGGACTTCTCATCTTGGAAAAGGGATGTCTAAAGGGGACATGAGGGAGGTCAATGCAATCAAGCTGTATGTAAACTATAGACAattacagtccctatcttctgCTAGTTCTTTAAAAACACAGGCCTACATTTCAATACTCCAGCCTATCGACCATGGGGTGGTTCTCCTTCCCAGTCAGAGACTTTTCTAAAGACTGAATCGGGGTCAATGAGTCGTCCAGTTGCTTAGCCCACTCTGGTCATGTGTCACGCCACCATTTTTGACAGGTCGGGATGTGTTGGCTTTAATGAGCATGTGCCCCAAAAACGAGACACTGGAAAGGGGGAGCGGttcccaaggggcagctctgggaaaggggagCTGAAGCAAGTGATGAGTGCGCAGGAGCTGAGCTGAACCTAGTCAGAGCTTCTTGCTGCTTGGAGCACAGGTCTCCACTCACAGAGTGTTGTTCAGTGTGGGGGGCCAACTTACAACTGTCAGGTGGGtttccagccacaggaggttGGGCTCCTCACATGGCTTCAccgcctgccccctgctctcacagGCTTTCTCCGTCCCATGCTCCCAGATCCTCACAGGTGGCAGAGAGTCTCCTGCTGTCCTAATTATCACACGGTCAGCCCAcacctcctgctgccactgctctCCCAACAGGGGTCCTTTGCTTGGTCCTGGGGGTGTTTTTCCCACACCACAACAGAACACATTTGGTTGACAAAAGGGGGGTGCCAACAAAGTCTGAGTTGCATGCTGGGAAAGCTGGTCACTGTCTCCAGTCTTGGGAGTGCGTAGGAAGGAGGCCCAGGGCCTGTGCTGGGTGGGCAGgtctctgggtgggaggggaagtggagTCCCGGAGTTCACCCctcccaggggtggggagctCCCATACTCCAGCTCCTTCTGAGACCCCGAGAGTCACTGTGAAAATCTGCTCAGGCTCCGgctccctcttccagcctttccttTGCCTCCTACGCAAGGTACAGGCCCTGCCAGACCAGGATTCGATTTCCCTGTTGGTGTGAGGGAGGGACCAATGTTCTGGCAGGGAAgtcaggagtcctgggttctgtCTCTCATCCTCCTATTCACCCTCTTTATGACCTTGGACAACTCAAGCCtcccagtgcctcagtttacctatctATATATTGACAGTGTGTTCCTAGTGACGTTCCTTTACCAGGGCTTTTGAAGACCCTTCCGTGAATGGCATGGGACAGAGGCATGATAGTTACTGGTCTTAGATGTTGCACTGACAGCACCATTGGGCCTGCAGAAAGCTTTCAAGTTTCCCCTCATTGACCTGTCTCCAGACCTCTCTTAGTTCTGTCCCTCCCGGCCCATTACAGGGCGTCAGGCCCTTGGAAGAGCTCGATAGTATCCGCAGCTTTCTTCCTTATTAACCACAAAATATAAATctacacaaatacacagaacagCAAATTAACCtctggctcagcccagagcccagtggATCTCATCTCCCTTTGGGAAGGccccttaattgctgtttactgTTAACCCGCTGGAAAAATAGCCCAGCCACAGACAGGCCGGTTTCCAGACTTTTTTGCATCCAGAGGCCACTTCTCCCCCAGAGGCTGAACCAACCTCCTGGGACTGCCCAGAGCTGGGTTATAAGCAGCGCACAACCCGGTGTTGTGTCTCAGCCTAGGAGGccgctgcagacgctgggctgagagagctgtgggacgcggctgcctgagggggattctgagggaagacacgtccctctcagcactcacaggtaccatgCTGAGCTGAGGAGCTTCCCTGCTCCACAACACCAGAGATAGTGAGTCAGTCTCTGGTTCTTTCTCCTCTGCCGAGCTACTAAACATCCCAGGGACCCTCCCCCACAGGTGAGATTTTTCTAGAACCACAGGTCAAAATGTCCCTTTCTGTTGGTCCCTCAGGTTGGTTGGTTGCCTCCAGCCCTCAGGAGGCTAAATTTCAGTGTCACAAAACATCGTTCAGGACAAAAGACGTTAAGAGAGGCACAATACAAGGCCAATTCTGAGTCTGTGACCCAGACTTTCCTCAGGCCCCACTAATGCAAAACTCTCCCTGGAGCAAGAACGGAGGAAGAAGACCTCGTAAGCCAACTGTGGAATAATTCACAGAGCCTGGCACTACCTCCTCTTGCATTTGAGGCCTGCAGGTGCTGTTATCTCCCATCCATGTGCTGTGATGCATGGAGGTGTAGGGATCCTCACTGAACAGTTAGAACAAATATTCCAAACTGGGCAAGACGTCTTTTCTTCTACCCATCCACTACTTGATTGAAGGTTATGGTGGAAACTGTCAACAAACAGGTCAGCCAGAGACAGAGACAAGGAAATGGAAAATTACAGTCtaaacattaaggctgtgtctagactgcatcccttatTCGTATAATGGATGCAATTTAGACATATTgcaatctcccctgcttcattagcataaaaatggctgccgcttttttccggctcagagctttgctggaaaaaagtgccattctagacacggatctttcggaaaataaagccttttccgaaagatcccttatccctcttaaaacgagggataagggatctttcggaaaaggcttaatttgcaattgcgatatgtctaatttgcatcccttttacgaaaaagggatgaagtctagacacatcctaaaaGTTTGGCAACTCTGTAAGCAATTGTAAAAGCTCTCCTCACAGAAGGTTCAGAAGGGGAGCCGAgtaagtctgtaacaggaaaattttaacaatcaacaaatagtctagcggCACCTTAACAACTAACAAActatgtagatgggatcatgagctttcgtgggcaaaacgcacttcttcagatgactagagttaGGCTACTTTAAGTGAAGCCTGTTTCTCCAGCGACCTTCAACAGCCAGTCCCCTTATTGTGTATGTGGAACGAAGTTCCATGGGCCAACAAGGGATTAGGCCAGCTCTTGTCTCTTCTCCATGTTATATAGTCTGGCCCTCCATGTAAAGGAAGAATGTTGCCTTGTTGGTGTGCGGTGAGACACAGGGACTATAAAAGCTGGATTCTGTTTTCATTATTGATCGATTCACGGGTTTGAAGGTGAACAGGAGCCTTTAAATCATCCAGTTGGACCCCCTGCAGAACACCCACCATTGATTTTAGGTAGGTACCCCAGTAATGAGCTCTGTGACCAGACATGGTACTTTATCCAAGGCCTACTCAGTGTGACccagagctgccctgccccactgcatttTCTTCTTCTGGCCATCAGCTAAAAATCCACCTCCCTCCGCCCACTTGCCTCAGAGGTGCAGCTGTAGTGGGTGTCCTCTGGACAGGCAGCACGAGATTAATGGAAATATCCTTTACCCAATTTTAGCCAccatctctggggtggggtgggctacCTATGGTGAAGGGAGCCCTGCAGTCAGTGTTGGTTGTATTTACTCTACAGAGCTATAGCTGATCCTCTGTGCCTCACATGTCTAGTCGAGCCCTCAGGCAGACGCATCCCATCTGGgtctgcagagatggggagctGAAGCATCTCCCATTGGTGGTGTGTCCCAGAAGTTACTCACCCTCAGAGCTAAAGTTTCGGCCCTTATTTCCCTCAGGAATGTGTCCGACTTCAACTttcagtccactgccctcactcAGCTTTTCGGATGAGGGCCCCTGTGTCTCTCCCAGTGAAATTCTTGGCTTGGTCGTCAGTTAAGTGTCTCTCAGCCAGGCATCATCTTCCACCTCCCATTGATTTTGTGGCTGTTTTCTGCAGCTGCCCAATATTTCAATATCATTTGTAAAAAGTAACTCCCGGGTGTGACCCTGGACTTAATCCGTTCCTCCAGTGCCTTGTGCAGAGGCAAAAGGGTTTGGGGAACACGGCTCATGCCAACACAATCTTTCAATAGAGTCAAATCCATCGTTATTGTCCCAGAATCAGGGTGGCAGGTCCCACCTCACAAGAGGGCTCTTTATGAGGCAAGGCTGACAGTTTTGTGCCCGGGTTCTTATTTACTTCCAGGTCATTCATGAAAATATCAAAGTTTCTCAGGGTTCAAGGTGAGCTCTCAAGATCCCCCACTGTAAACATCCACATTGGCCGATCTGCCAGCCGGCGAGGGCTGAGTCTGTGTGCCACTTGCTTACTGCTGTTGTGTAGGGTTCATATTTAACAGGTCTCGTTCCCAGTACTAAATCACATGCCTCAGTGAAATCAAAGTCGATTGCAGCTGAACAGTTCTCTTGAGCAACCACATGTGTGCTCTCCTTCAAGAATGaaatcagattgatttgacaagATGGAGTCTCCAAAAACCCTGTGGTTGTCTGGCATTCATTATAATCCTAGAAATTCATTTTCAACTGATTCCATAACAACCTTTCCATTGTTCCCTAACCTTGGGAAAACTTTTTGAAAATTCCAATTTTATAGACGTGATGTTTATCCCAGTATTGCTCCCCCTATCccgttttttttgttttgtctcttcTGTTTCCTGACTGCCTCCTCTTCTTCCACGTGGGCTGTGAGATTGATTTGTTCATTTGTGACTCCTGTTGAGAACTCTAAGTTCTCCTGCAGACGTGGTTAATAGCCCCTTTGGATGCTGATGGGCGGGAAAATATTTCATCTCCTCATCTGCTAGCTGTGTCTCATACAGCTTCCTTCCCCTTGCAAAACAAAGAAATAGATTGATCACATTTAGGTTTTCAGCAACATTTACAGCTTTTCTTTCTCTGGCTGAGGATCATTCTAAACTTCTGCTAgggttcattttctttttaatatagtTCCTAGCCCACTTGGTGTGATACACGTCTCTGCTAAGATTTTTCCCAGCTTTCTTTAACGTCCCTTATCATAACATCCCGTTTCTTTTTCTTGTGATCAATATTTCCCATTCCTCTGATATGTGTCACtttcctcctctccaccccctaCCATTAGCTGCCTTCCATTTCCCACTGACCTGCATTTTAAGCCAAAGTTGTTCACTTTGCTTCACTGAGGAATCGTGAATTGGAGCCGTCTCAGAAATTCCTGTGAAGAAATCTCAGTATGCATTCCCATTCTTCTCTCTCAATCGGAGTGGGGATCTAAGGCCCAGAGGCCAGATGTGACCCCAGCTtgcctggctcttccccccccccccacccggggcTCCAGGCTTCTCCCCACAGCCTTGGGGAGCCCGCACTGACTCTGCAGCCCGCACTGCCTCCGTcccgaatgatttttctgtgggccagcagcccccaacccaaagaagattcctcacccctggtCAAAATGTTTCCTCTCAATCTCTTTTACTCATCCATTAGTACAGCGTTGGGGAGCTCGCATTTCTAGAGCACCGTCTATTGCAAAGGTGGCCACTCCAAGGATTTCTAAGGTGGCCAGCGGCCACACAGGAGGGGATgaagggatttgggttgtgagctagcgCAGGAGGAGCTTCTAAtc
Protein-coding regions in this window:
- the LOC142831196 gene encoding olfactory receptor 52B2-like, which produces MYIVAILGNITILYIVKREQSLHEPMYYFLCMLAVTDLALSTSIVPKTLSIFWFNSREIAFGACFTQLHSTILTNSIVAKISLAVVLRGFMIILPIPIMGSRWPYCKTNIIPHTYCKHFSVVSLACADIRPSSYYSVCVTFIVPSVDGFLIAVSYTQILRTIFRLPTNDARFKAFGTCGTHLCALSALYIPDLFVSLMQRIGSYVPLPVLILMANVNLLVHPMLHPIIYGVRTKQIRDRLLWIVTQKRA